A window of bacterium genomic DNA:
CCGTGGGCGCAACTGCAACACTTGCTAGGTCGCCCTTAACATCAGCTGTAAATACATGCACTCCTGCGGCAGAGAGTTGCTCTGCAAGCACCCGCAAAGTCACTGTTTTTCCTGTTCCCGTAGCGCCAGCAATTAAGCCATGACGATTTGCCATTTTAAGTGGCATGCGTTGGTCTGTCCCGTCGCTAGAGTGGCCAAAAAAGAGCGTATTAGCTTGTGTCATGCAATATTCCTCGATATTTTCGCGGTTTCGAGACTATTTTGATTTACGCCAAACAACAAGTTTTTTTAGATTTCCCCCAAGTTATGCAGTTCCTAATGAATGTGATATGGTAACCGGACATTCTAAGCTTGCTGCAAAAGCGCGATACGGCTAAATTTAATAGAGTGGATTACTGTGGCATCATGCCATTTGCGAGATAGGTGTTTAATGAAGTTAAGTGATTTTAGTTTTAAGCTCGGTCAACGAGAATTTTTGCCTCTGCTGCAAGGCGGAATGGGCGTCAATATCTCTACCGCAGCTCTCGCCCTTGAGATGGCTCGTCTTGGCGCAATCGGACATATCTCTGATGCGCTCTCTCCATACTTATCCGACCGCATGTTTAAAACTACATACCACAAAGATAAAAGCATTCAGTTTAAAGACCGCGTCGATGATTTCCCTAAACCTGGCGTTAAGTGGGATGAAGCGAAAGTATATGAAGCTAGTAAGAACTACTGCCGCGATACGATGTCTAAAGTTAAAGGTTCAGGTGGAGTTTTCATCAATGTCATGGAAAAGCTCGGCATGGGAGCCCCAGCTGAAACGCTTCGCGCTAGATTACAAGGCGCAATGGATGGCGGTATTGATGGCATTACTCTCTCGGCAGGATTGCACACCGGCTCACTGCAGCTAGTCACAGATCATCCAAGATTTAGAGATGTTTTATTCGGAATTATTGTCTCATCGGCTCGGGCCTTGAAAATATTCCTCCGCAGCGCGCAACGTGCCGAACGCCTTCCTGACTATATCATTGTTGAAGGCCCACTTGCTGGTGGACACCTTGGTTTTGGTATGGATTGGCATAAATTTGACCTACGTACGATTGTCCAAGATGTTTTACATTTTCTTAAAGAAAACGGCTTAAAAATCCCTGTGATTCCAGCAGGGGGAATTTTTACTGGTGCAGACGCAGTGAGTTATCTCCAGCAAGGCGCTGAAGCTGTCCAGGTTGCTACTCGTTTTACGATCAGTCGCGAATGCGGTTTGCCTGAAGCAACGAAGCAAATTTACCTTAAATCACGAGAAGAAGATGTTGTTGTGAATCTAATTTCACCAACAGGATATCCAATGCGCATGCTTGTCTCTAGTCCGTCGATGCGCTCAAATATTAAGCCGCAGTGCGAACCGCTAGGCTATATTCTTGATGCAGAGGGGAAGTGTCAGTACCACGATGCTTATGCTCAGACTGGTTTTGATTCTAATGGTAAGAAGTTACCGGTCACTAATAAAATGTGTATCTGTCACCATTTCATGAAATATGACTGTTACACTTGTGGTCATAATGTCTTTAAGCTTAAGGATACGACTACAACCCAAGCAGATGGCTCGTATGTTTTGCCGAGCGCTGAACAAGTTGCAACCGACTACCTGCATACAGCCTGCGAATTACACAATCTTGAAGAAGCCCTTGCTGCTGTAGCCTAGGGAAACGCTGTTTGCTGATTATGTTTGCTAAGGTCGGTAAACAGATTGCCGCGCTTACTGCACATGCATGGACCCTTTAAGCCCCATTCTTATAA
This region includes:
- a CDS encoding nitronate monooxygenase, whose translation is MKLSDFSFKLGQREFLPLLQGGMGVNISTAALALEMARLGAIGHISDALSPYLSDRMFKTTYHKDKSIQFKDRVDDFPKPGVKWDEAKVYEASKNYCRDTMSKVKGSGGVFINVMEKLGMGAPAETLRARLQGAMDGGIDGITLSAGLHTGSLQLVTDHPRFRDVLFGIIVSSARALKIFLRSAQRAERLPDYIIVEGPLAGGHLGFGMDWHKFDLRTIVQDVLHFLKENGLKIPVIPAGGIFTGADAVSYLQQGAEAVQVATRFTISRECGLPEATKQIYLKSREEDVVVNLISPTGYPMRMLVSSPSMRSNIKPQCEPLGYILDAEGKCQYHDAYAQTGFDSNGKKLPVTNKMCICHHFMKYDCYTCGHNVFKLKDTTTTQADGSYVLPSAEQVATDYLHTACELHNLEEALAAVA